In the genome of Monodelphis domestica isolate mMonDom1 chromosome 2, mMonDom1.pri, whole genome shotgun sequence, one region contains:
- the ZNHIT1 gene encoding zinc finger HIT domain-containing protein 1 isoform X4 yields MVEKKPSVRSQDPGQRRVLDRAARQRRINRQLEALENDNFQDDPHAGLPQLGKRLPQFDDDADTGKKKKKTRGDHFKLRFRKNFQALLEEQPVQAPQTDPSAPSVQCVASPLLILVSAAELDTVLFDALAHTKRHGV; encoded by the exons ATGGTGGAGAAGAAACCTTCGG tgCGGTCCCAAGACCCCGGGCAGCGGCGTGTGCTGGACCGGGCAGCCCGGCAGCGCCGAATCAACAGGCAGCTGGAGGCCCTGGAGAACGACAACTTCCAGGACGACCCCCATGCTGGCCTTCCTCAGTTAGGCAAGAGGCTGCCACAGTTCGACGATGACGCCGACACTG gaaagaagaagaagaaaactagaGGTGATCATTTTAAACTTCGTTTTCGTAAGAACTTCCAAGCCCTTTTGGAAGAGCAG CCTGTGCAGGCCCCCCAAACCGACCCCAGCGCCCCTTCTGTGCAGTGTGTGGCTTCCCCTCTCCTTATACTTGTGTCAGCTGCGGAGCTAGATACTGTACTGTTCGATGCCTTGGCACACACCAAGAGACACG GTGTTTGA
- the ZNHIT1 gene encoding zinc finger HIT domain-containing protein 1 isoform X2 — MVEKKPSVRSQDPGQRRVLDRAARQRRINRQLEALENDNFQDDPHAGLPQLGKRLPQFDDDADTGKKKKKTRGDHFKLRFRKNFQALLEEQNLSVTEGPNYLTACAGPPNRPQRPFCAVCGFPSPYTCVSCGARYCTVRCLGTHQETR; from the exons ATGGTGGAGAAGAAACCTTCGG tgCGGTCCCAAGACCCCGGGCAGCGGCGTGTGCTGGACCGGGCAGCCCGGCAGCGCCGAATCAACAGGCAGCTGGAGGCCCTGGAGAACGACAACTTCCAGGACGACCCCCATGCTGGCCTTCCTCAGTTAGGCAAGAGGCTGCCACAGTTCGACGATGACGCCGACACTG gaaagaagaagaagaaaactagaGGTGATCATTTTAAACTTCGTTTTCGTAAGAACTTCCAAGCCCTTTTGGAAGAGCAG AATTTAAGTGTGACTGAGGGCCCTAACTATCTCACAGCCTGTGCAGGCCCCCCAAACCGACCCCAGCGCCCCTTCTGTGCAGTGTGTGGCTTCCCCTCTCCTTATACTTGTGTCAGCTGCGGAGCTAGATACTGTACTGTTCGATGCCTTGGCACACACCAAGAGACACG GTAA
- the ZNHIT1 gene encoding zinc finger HIT domain-containing protein 1 isoform X3, with amino-acid sequence MVEKKPSVRSQDPGQRRVLDRAARQRRINRQLEALENDNFQDDPHAGLPQLGKRLPQFDDDADTGKKKKKTRGDHFKLRFRKNFQALLEEQPVQAPQTDPSAPSVQCVASPLLILVSAAELDTVLFDALAHTKRHGKYNLGEVSPL; translated from the exons ATGGTGGAGAAGAAACCTTCGG tgCGGTCCCAAGACCCCGGGCAGCGGCGTGTGCTGGACCGGGCAGCCCGGCAGCGCCGAATCAACAGGCAGCTGGAGGCCCTGGAGAACGACAACTTCCAGGACGACCCCCATGCTGGCCTTCCTCAGTTAGGCAAGAGGCTGCCACAGTTCGACGATGACGCCGACACTG gaaagaagaagaagaaaactagaGGTGATCATTTTAAACTTCGTTTTCGTAAGAACTTCCAAGCCCTTTTGGAAGAGCAG CCTGTGCAGGCCCCCCAAACCGACCCCAGCGCCCCTTCTGTGCAGTGTGTGGCTTCCCCTCTCCTTATACTTGTGTCAGCTGCGGAGCTAGATACTGTACTGTTCGATGCCTTGGCACACACCAAGAGACACG GTAAGTACAACCTTGGGGAAGTCAGtcctctctag
- the ZNHIT1 gene encoding zinc finger HIT domain-containing protein 1 isoform X1: MVEKKPSVRSQDPGQRRVLDRAARQRRINRQLEALENDNFQDDPHAGLPQLGKRLPQFDDDADTGKKKKKTRGDHFKLRFRKNFQALLEEQNLSVTEGPNYLTACAGPPNRPQRPFCAVCGFPSPYTCVSCGARYCTVRCLGTHQETRCLKWTV; the protein is encoded by the exons ATGGTGGAGAAGAAACCTTCGG tgCGGTCCCAAGACCCCGGGCAGCGGCGTGTGCTGGACCGGGCAGCCCGGCAGCGCCGAATCAACAGGCAGCTGGAGGCCCTGGAGAACGACAACTTCCAGGACGACCCCCATGCTGGCCTTCCTCAGTTAGGCAAGAGGCTGCCACAGTTCGACGATGACGCCGACACTG gaaagaagaagaagaaaactagaGGTGATCATTTTAAACTTCGTTTTCGTAAGAACTTCCAAGCCCTTTTGGAAGAGCAG AATTTAAGTGTGACTGAGGGCCCTAACTATCTCACAGCCTGTGCAGGCCCCCCAAACCGACCCCAGCGCCCCTTCTGTGCAGTGTGTGGCTTCCCCTCTCCTTATACTTGTGTCAGCTGCGGAGCTAGATACTGTACTGTTCGATGCCTTGGCACACACCAAGAGACACG GTGTTTGAAATGGACAGTATAA